GGCGTTGGCGATCGCCGCGGCGGTGCCGGTGATGCCGATCTCGCCGATGCCGTGCGCCCCCATTGGCGCGTGCGGGTCGGGGATGTCGGTCCAGAGTACCTCGATCTCGGGCACGTCCAGGTGTACCGGCACGTGGTACTCGGCCAGGCTCGGGTTCATGATGCGGCCGTTGCGCTCGTCGAACTGCGTCTCTTCCATCAGCGCCATGCCCATGCCCATGATCATGCCGCCGCGGAACTGGCTCGTCGCCGTCTTCGGGTTGATGATGCGCCCGCAATCGTAGGAGCCCAGCAGGCGCGTCACGCGCGGCTCGCCGGTGACGGCGTTCACGCGCGCCTCGCAGAAGATGGCGCCGAACGAGTGCATCGACCAGTGCTGGGTTTCCAGCGGCGGCGGCGCGCTGCCCTCGGCCGCCAGTTCGTCGCGCCCGGCGCGCGCCAGCAGCGCCGTGTAGCTGTCGAAACGCTGCGGGTCGTCGATGCCGGCCAGGCCGCCGTCGCGCGCGCGCACCTGGTCCGGCTTCAAGCCGTGCAGCGGCGATCCCTTGTCCGCCAGCTTCAGCAGCTCGGCCACCAGTTCACGGTGCGCCGCCATCACCGACATGCCGACCGAGGCCGTCTGCTGCGAGCCGCCGGCCAGGATCACGCCGGGCAGGGACGAATCGCCATAGGCCACGCTGACTTGTTCCGGCGCCAGGCCGAGGCGGTCCGCCACCACGATCACGTGGGTGGTGGCGGTGCCCATGCCCATCTCGTGGGCCGCCACGTCGACATGGGCGCGGCCGTCCCGGTGCAGGGTGATGCGCGCGGCGCCGCCCGGCATGCGGTAGTACGGATAGGTTGCGGTGGCGCAGCCGACGCCGACCAGCCACTCCTCGCCATCCTCGACCACGGTGCGCGTGCCCGGCCGGGCGGCGCGTTCCTTCCAGCCGAAGCGCTCGGCGCCGGCGCGGTAGGCCTCGACCAGGTGGCGCGACGAGAACGGCGTGCCGGTGGTCGGGTCCTTGGACGGCTCGTTGCGCACGCGCAGCTCGACCGGATCGGCACCCAGCTGCGTCGCCAGCTCGTCCACCGCCGATTCCAGCGCGAAGGTGCCGACCGCTTCGCCCGGCGCGCGCATGAAGGTGTTGGCCAGCATGTCCATCTGCGCCGTCTCCACGTCCAGCTTGAAGCTGCCGGCGGCGTAGGTACAGCGCGCCGGCATGACGAAGGGTTCCGGCATGGCGTTGTTAGGGCTCATGATCGACAAGCCGGTATGGATCAGCGCCTCGAAGCGCCCGTCCGCACGGGCGCCGATGGCCACGCGCTGCTCGGTCAGCGTGCGTCCGCCCACCACGCGGTACACGCCCTCGCGCGACAGCATGATGCGCACCGGGCGCCCGGCCAGTTTCGATGCCGCCGCCGCCAGCACCTGGTGCTGCCACAGCGCCTTGCCGCCGAAGCCGCCGCCGACGAAGGGCGAGGTCACGTGCACCTGTTCCTCCTCGATGCCGAACGCCTGCGCCATCGACCAGGCCGTGTGCGCCACCGCCTGGGTGGCGTCGTGCAGGCGCAGCATGTCGCCGTCCCAGAACACGGTGGCGGCGTGCGGCTCGATCGCGTTGTGGTTGTAGCGCGGGGTGCGGTAGACGGCGTCGACCCGGTACGGCGCCGCCGCCAGCGCCGCCTCGGCGTCGCCGATTTCCAGCTTGAGCGGCTCGCCCTGGAAGCTGCCTGGCTCGGTACCCTGCGCCCTGGCGGCGGCCAGCGAAGTCACCGCCGGCGCGGCCTCGTAGGCGGCGTCGACCAGCGAGGCGGCGTGGTCGGCCTGCTCCTGGGTCTCGGCCAGCACCAGCGCGATCGGCTGGCCGTTCCAGTGGACGGCGTCGTCCTGGAACACCGGCAGATTGTCGCCCCCGGCCGCCTTCGGCTTGGTGAGGAACATCGGCACCGGCTTCATCTTCGGCGCGTTGCGGTGGCTCATCACCAGCACCACGCCGGGCGCGCCTTCCGCCGCCGCGGTATCGAGGCTGGCGATGCGCCCTTTGGGCACGGTGGCGTAGGCCAGCGCCGCGTACACCATGCGCTCCAGCGGGATCTCGGCGGCGAAGCGCGCCTGGCCCTTTACCTTGTCGGCGCCGTCGACACGCGCGCGCGGCGTGCCGATCGCGCCGTCGCGCCGTTCGACCAGCGGGTCCGGCGTGCCGCCCGGCACCCAGGCGTCGGGCGCCAGCTCGGCCACCTTCTTCATGACTTTCTGTGCTGTTTCCTGGACGATGTTCATGGCTGCTCTCCCTTGTTTGCTGCCTTCGCTGCCGCGCCGGCCAGGCCGCGCACGACCGCGACCATGGTGCGCTGCGCCAGTTCGATCTTGAAGCCGTTGTCGCGCAGCGCCTGCGCCCCGGCCAGCTCGGCCGCGGCGGCGGCGCGCAGGGCGTCGTCGGTGAGCGGCTTGCCCTTGAGCGCGGCTTCCGCCTTCCAGGCGCGCCACGGTTTATGGGCGACCCCGCCCAGCGCCAGGCGCACGTCCTTGACGATGCCGTCCTCGAGGTCGAGCGCGGCCGCCACCGACACCAGCGCGAACGCATAGCTGGAACGGTCGCGCACCTTGCGGTAGGTGGAGTGCGCGGCGAACGGCAGCGCCGGCAGCTCGACGGCGGTGATCAGCTCACCCGGCGCCAGCACCGTGTCGCGTTCCGGATGGTCTTCCGGCAGGCGGTGCAGGTCGGTGAGCGGCAGCGTGCGCGTGCCGCCCGCGCCCTGCAGGTGCACGATCGCATCCAGCGCGGCCAGCGCCACGCACATGTCGGACGGATGGGTGGCCACGCAGGAAGGCGACGCGCCCAGCACCGCGTGGATGCGGTTGAAACCGTCGACGGCGTCGCAGCCCTGCCCCGGCGTGCGCTTGTTGCAGCGGGAACCGTCGTTGTCGTAGAAATAGGTGCAGCGGGTGCGCTGCAGGATGTTGCCGCCGACCGTCGCCATGTTGCGGATCTGGCCCGAGGCGCCGGCCATGATGGCGCGCGCCAGCAGCGGATAGCGGGTGCGCACCGCACGGTGCTCGGCCAGCGCGGTGTTGGTGGCGGCGGCGCCGACCAGCAGGCTGCCGTCCGCACGCTCCTCGATGTCTCTGCTCAAGCCGCTGACGTCGACCAGCGCGCTCGGGCGCGCCACGGTCTCGCGCAGCAAATCGACCAGGTTGGTGCCGCCGCCCAGGTAGGCCGCCTGCGCCTGGGCGCCGAGGCGCACCGCTTCCAGCGCATCCTGGGCGCGCGCATAGGTGAACGGAATCATGGCGCCTCCTTGCCGTGGTGTTCGACGATCGCGGCGGCGATGCCGTTATAGGCGCCGCAGCGGCACAGGTTGCCGCTCATGCGCTCGCGCAGCTCGTCGTGGCTGAGGGCGATCGATGGCGCAGCCAGGTCGCCGGTGACGTAGCTGGGCACGCCGCGCCGCAGCTCGGCCTGCATGCCGATGGCGGAACAGATCTGCCCCGGCGTGCAGTAGCCGCACTGGAAGCCGTCGTGCTCGACGAAGGCTTGCTGCAACGGATGCAATGCGCCGTCCGCCGCCAGGCCTTCGACCGTGGTGACGGCGTGGCCGGCGTACTGCACCGCCAGCGCCATGCACGACAGGATGCGGCGGTCGCCGTCCACCAGCACGGTGCAGGCGCCGCAGGCGCCCTGGTTGCAGCCCTTCTTGGTGCCGGACAGGTGCAGGTGTTCGCGCAGCAGGTCGAGCAGGGAGACGCGCGGGTCTGCCGGCACGGGCGTGTCGGCGCCGTTGATGTTGATGGTCATGGACATGAAGGACATCCTTTCTGGGGATTCATGGGGTGGCCGTCCCGGATACGGTTGGACCATGCGCGGCGCAGGAAGTCGCGGCGGCGGCGCCCGGGTTGGCGTTCGATCAAGTCTGCCATCATCCGCGCCACGGCTGCGCGCGTTTGGTAAGATGCCGCCATGTCCGCACCGCCCGATCCCCGCTTTTCCCAGCCCGGCCACCCGCCCGCCACCATCACCGAATTCGAGGGCGTGCGCTCGCTCCACCTCGGCACCTCCTGGGTGCAGGGCGCGATGCGCCTGGCGCGCCCGGACGCGATCGAGCTGGAGTACGTGCAGATGATGATGATGTGGATGCTGTTCGTGCGCGCGCCGCGCCGCATCGTCCAGCTCGGCCTGGGCAGCGCCGCGCTGACCAAGTTCTGCTACCGGCGCTTTCCGGACGCGCATGTGACGGCGGCCGAGCTGAACCCGAACGTGATCGCGATCTGCCGCGAGCGCTTCGGCCTGCCGCCCGACGACGCGCGCCTGCAGGTGCGCGAGATGGATGCGCTCGACTTCGTGATGGACCCGCTCAACCACGGCACGGTCGACGTGCTGCAGGTGGATTTGTATGACGAGGAGGCGCGCGGCCCGGTGCTGGACACCCCCGAGTTTTACCGGGCCTGCGCCGACTGCCTGGCAGACGGCGGCGTGATGACCGCCAATGTGTTCGGCGAGTTCGGCAACTACGACAAGAACCTGCAGGCGATGGAGGAAGCCTTCGACGCCGTGGTGTGGCTGCCCGAGGTGCACGACGCCAACATCGTCGTGGTCGCCTTCAAGGAAGCGCCGCAACTGGATTTTTCCGAGCTGTACGAGCGCGCCGCCGACATCCGGCGGCGCCACAACCTGCCGGCCAAGAACTGGGTCAACGGGCTGAAGGAATGGATGCGCGACCACGCGGGGTGACGGCGTCGGCGGGCGCCGCTTCGCCTTGTGTCCCTTCCTCCTGCGTGCCTTCTTCCTGCGCCGTGCGTTCGGCGGCATCGGCGGCGGCCAGCGCCGTATCGACGTCCTGCATCGCCTGGACGATGGCTTGCTGCTGCGCGCGCTGCTGGTACCCCTTGTAGGCGGGAATCGCGACCGCCGCGAACAAGGCGATGACGAACACCGGCACCACCGCGCCGGCGCCGCCGCCGACGCCCATGCGCGGCACGCACAGCGCCAGCAGGCCGGCCAGCTTGTTGCGCGCCGGCTGGCGCAGTTCGTGTCCGGCCGCCAGCGCGCGCACCGCCGCCATGCGCTTGACCAGCCACGGGTAATCGTTCACCAGTTCGTGGAAGGACATCCAGAAGCCCTCGGTCTGGCGCGCCTGCTCGACGTAGGCGCGGTGGTTCATCGCCCGGGCGCGCTTGCCGCCGGCCGCCAGCACCGCCAGGCCGTGTTCGGCGTTGCGCGGATCGTCGCAGGCCGCCAGGCCGTGGCGGTCGCAGGTGTACTCGCGGGCGCGCGCATAGGCCGCGCCGATCAGCGGCAGCGCGGTGGCCGGCATCAGCACCGTGGCCCAGTGCAGGTGCTTGCGCTTGATGTGGCCGATCTCGTGGCCGATATAGAAATTCAGCGCGTCCGGATTGTCCGCCAGGCCATCGACCACGTCCGAATACAGCACCAGGAAATCGCGTCCGAGGAAGCGGGTGGCGAAGGCGTTCAGCATGCCGCCCATCTGCAGCAGGTAGGCTTGCGGTTCCTCGTCCAGGCCGAGCTTGCGGCAGCAGCCCGCGATCTGGCGCTTCAGGTCGGGGAACTGTTCTTCGGTGATGCGCACGCCGTTGCCCTTGATGTAGGAGATCAGCGCCGATTGCACGAAGCAGTAGAGCAGGAAGGCGAACAGCGCATAGACCAGGGCCAGGCCGACGGTCAGGACCAGTACCGCGCCCCAGACCAGCAACGACCACGCCAGCATCAGCTTGAACAGTTTTCTTTCGTTGTCGTACACCAGGTTCATGACCGTCCGCTCCATTGTTGTCAGGGAAGACTGCACATATACATGCACTTTCCTGATAGCAACAACAGCACTGCCTGGGTTTCCGTCGCCGTCCTGGCACAGCGCAAGTGCGCGATTGGGAACGATCAATCGCGCGGTTCGGCGCCACTCAGCGCCGTTCGCGCCACCATAGTCCGAGCATGGCCAGCGCGAAGGCCACGCCGAACGGCCACGCCGGCAGCGGGCGGGTGGCGCTGGTGGCAGGGGCCGGCGTGCGCGCGGCATAGGCCAGCGTGGCGTCGCGGCGCTGGGCGCGCTGCCACAGTGGCCAGTCGCCGTCGCGGTACACATAGACCGCATGCGCCTCGGGCGCTGACTGTCCGGCGCCCTCCCGTGCCGCCTGCACCGCGGCGCTTTGCGGCACGCGCCGCGCCTGTACGGCCAGCCAGCCGCTCCGGCGCGGCCACAGCGCCACGCAGGCGGCGTCCACCAGGTCCGCACGGCGCTGCCAGGGCAATGCCTGCCCCAGGGCCGGGAACGCCACCGCATCCGTCCGCGCCAGTCCGTCGCCGCGCGCGCACAGCGCCAGGCGCTGGCGCGGCAACGGCATCTCGTCCGGATCGAGCCAGGCCAGGTCCTGGCGGCGCCGTACGTCAAGGCGGTCGAGCACGTCCTGCCACCACAGCGCCAGCCGGCGCGGCTCGCTGATCGAAAGGCGGTGCCAGCCGCCCACGCCGAGCCAGCCGATGCGGCCTTGGCGCCAGCCGCGCGTCCAGATGCCGCCGGCGCCCGACCAGGCGGCCGCAGCGCCGGCGGAGGTGCCGGTCTCGTTCGGATTCCAGGCGGCGGAGGCCAGCGCCAGCGCGCCGACGGTCCTGTCGGCCGGCTGCGGGCGCAGCGGCAATCCGACGCTGCGCGACCACAGGCCGGCATCGGCCGCATTCGCGCCCAGCACCAGCAGGCGCCCGCCCTCGGCCACGCGCGCCAGCACGGCGGCGCGGGCGGCGTCGCCGGCATGCTCGAACCAGGCGGCGTCGACGATCTCCAGGTCGGGTTGCGTCATCGGCGCGCGCGCGGTCTCGCTGCGCGACAACGCCTTGCCGAGCGCCACCTGCCAGTCGATGACGGCGCCGCTGCCGGCCAGCAGGTCGTCCAGCGCGCGCAGGTCGAAGGATGGCGCGCCGAAGCGCCCGCGCACCTGCAGCGGCAGCGGCGCCGTCACGCGCAGCGGCACCGGCCCCTCGTCCACGATCTTGCCGGCGCCGTCGAACAGGCGCGCCCGCAGCACCACGTTCTCGGCCAGCGGCGGCAGCCACTGCACGGCCAGCGGGCCGCTGCCCTTGTCCTCGGCCAGCACCTGCCCGTTCTCGGCCAGCAGCTGCAGCCTGCCCGGCGCCTGCCAGCTGCGCTCCAGGCGCAGGGTAAAGATGCGGCCGAGCGCGACGGCGGACGGGAAATCGAGACGCAGCGCCGGCGTATCCGGCGGTTTCCAGTCGAGCGGCAGCGCCGGCAGGTCGCGCCACTGGGCGGCGCGCAAGCCGTCGCCCTGCAGGCGCAGGCGAGTGACGCCGTTCAGGTCGGGCGGCGTGCCGGCATCCCACGCCGCCGGCGCCAGCGTCAGCGTGCCGGCGGCATCGGCCGCCGTGCGCGGCAGCGTGACGAGGTCGGCGCCGGCGAGGCCGGCCAGCGCCAGCGCCGCCACGGCGGCCAGCAGCGCATCGATCCAGCGCCGCCGCCGCGCGTAGGCAACCATGCTGAGCACGCCGATGGCGAGCGCGCCGATGGCGGTCCACATCGTCATCGTCGTCATCGGCTGTCTCCGCGCATGGCCCTGTCGAACGGCGTGTCGGTCGCCGGCCGCGCCTGCAACAGGACCGGCGCCTCGCCTACGCCGGCGCGCAGCCAGGCGCGCAGCACCGGGCGGCAGGCCGCGCAGCCGTCGGCCACGTCCTGGATCGCGCGCTGCGCTGCCAGGCGCTGGGCGTCATCCCTGATCCGTTCGCGCACCCAGTCGTGCGCGGTGCGCGTCCACAGCGCCGGCAGGGGGCCGTCGCCGGCCAGCGCCGCCGCCAGCGCGCGCAAGCTCGCCGGCACGGCATCGTCCGCTGCCGCCTGTTCGCGCCGGACGCTGGCGGTGCCGGCCATGTCGCCGCTGAGGCGCTTGTCTTCCTTGATCGGCGGCGGCGCGAACGCGGTCTTGTGCAGGTAGATACGCTCGGACTGCTGCAATTGCTTGATCGCGTCCAGCGCCTTGTGCTCGGGCGGCAATGCGCCGGCCGGCGCGATCGCGCGCAGCGCCTTTTCGGCCTCCCACATCGCGCCCAGGGCGCGGCGCAGGATCTTCTTGGTGGCGTCGTCGAACAGGGTGGCATTCTCGGCCTGGTCGTGGGCGTGGCCGAATTCGTGCAGCACGTCCTGCTTGCCGTGCCCGCCATGGTCGTCGTGCTCGTCGTGTTCTCCGGCGCCGAACAGCGTCGATTCCTCGCCCAGGAACTGGCCGTAGCGGCGCCGCAGCACCGCCTGGTCGGACGCGATCGATTCGCTGCGCTCGCGCACCTCGGCCGCGCCCATTTTTTTGGCGCGCATGTCCGCCACCAGTTGTTCGGTATCGATGATCACCTGGCGCTGGCTGCGCAGGCTTTCCGGCTTGACCAGCATCGGCAGCGCCGACGTGTCCTGTTCGTCCTCCGACGGCGGCGCCGGCAGGCGCAGCGTGTAGGTCGGCGACTGCACCGCATGCGGCTTCATTGCGTTGTCGGCGGCGCGCACGAAGAAATACAACTCGTCGCCCGGTTCCATCCCGAGTTCGGCGATCGACCAGGTTTTCGACCAGTCGCGCCGGCGCGGGTCGCTCGACGCCGGCAGCGGCATTTCGCGGTCGGTGAAGCGGATATTCTCTCCGCTGCCGCGCGCCAGCGTCAGGTGCAGGGTGGCGCGCACGATGCGGTAGTCGTCGCGCACCGACACGGCCAGCGCCGCGCCGGCGGCATCGCGCGCCAGTTCCTTGACCATCTCGTTCGGCTGCGTGACGACGATCTCGGGCGCGGTGTCGGGCACCACCTTGACGGTGTAGCGCGCGCCGCGCCAGCGCCAGAATACCGATTCGGCGGCGGTCCAGCGCGCGCAGGCGGCGCCGGGGTGCAGCACCCGGCCGTCGCTCAGTTCGACGGTTTCCGGCGCGGCGCCGGCATCGTTCGAGCACCACTCGACCACGGTCTGCTCCGGCACCTGCACGTCGCGCGGCGCCGAGGACGACGGCGCCACGCCGGTGTAGGCCGGCGGCGCCAGTTTCACGACCAGCTGCGCCGGCGCCGGCGCGGCGGCCACCGCTGCCCTGGCCGGCTGCATATGCCTTCCCGCGCCGGCGGGTGCGCCCGCGCCGGGCAGCAGTGCCGCGCCCCAGGCCAGCGCCGCCAGCGCCAGATCAAACGCCAGCCACGGCAGGGCCGCGCGCAGCGGCATGTGCACGCGCACGATGGCGCGCACCCGCTGCGGCGTGAGCGCCGCCTGCACCCGTTCCAGCAGGCGCCGCCGCTGCAGGCGCGCCAGCGGTGGCAGCGCCTCCTCGTCCGCTTGCGCCAGCAGGCCGGCGCTGTCCTCCATCTCCGGCAGGGCGGCGTCGATCCAGGCCGGCCAGCCCAGCATCACTTTTCTCTGCAGGCGCAGGCCGTCCCAGGCGCAGAAGGCCGACCACGCCAGCAGGCCCGGCCCCGAGCGCAGCAACAGCCAGGGCAGGCTGCCGGCCACCCACAGGCCGGCGCGGCGCAGCTGCGCGGCGCGCAACAGCTTCGCCGCCAGCGTGCGCGCGACGTCAACGCCGGCGGACATGGGTCGCCATCCTTTCCAGCGCAAACAGCACGACCAGCGCCAGCGCCAGCATGGTGCGCAGCGCGCCGGACGCCGCGTTTGCCGATATGCCGGCCGGCGCGGCGGCGTCGGCCCGCAGCAGTTGCGGCGGCGCGGTGAACGGCGGCGGCGCCAGGTGCAGGCGCGCGTAGCGTTCCAGCAGCGTGCGTGCGCCGCCGGCATCCGCCAGCGGCCAGGCATCCATGCTCCACAAGCGGCCGCGCGCGCTGTCGGCGTAGCGCAAGGCGCCCAGCGTGGCCGCCTTGGCCAGCTCGGGGAAGACGGGCGCGTTGCCCGCGGTGTCGCTGACCCACCACAGCGGTGCGCGCAGTCCGGGCGGGGGCGCTTGCGGCAGTTCCCACACGATCAGATCGGCAGCAGCCTGCGCGCCGGCATGCCGGCCGGAGGCGGCCGGGGAAGCGGAGGCGGCGCCCTCGTCCACCACGTAGCGGTGCGCGCCGCCAGCCGCGGCGAACAGGCGGCGCCAGTCGGTGGCGCGCGCGCTGTACACGGCGACGTGGATGGCGGTAGCGGCCGGCGCCGCAGTCCGCGCCGGCGTTTGCGGCGTATCCGCCCTGCCCGCCTGCGCATCCGGCTGCACTATCTGCTGCACTACCTGCTGCGGACGCAGTTCGACCTGGCGCCGGAAGCGCGGCAGCGTGGCCGGCATGGCGACCTCGCCGACCACCAACACGCGCGCGTCCGGCTTGAATTCGCGCTCGTGCGCGTGCAGCCAGGCGGCGGCATCGCGGTCGGGCAAGGCGACGCGCCGCGCCTGCGCGAAACCCGCCATGCCGTTTGCCGCGCCGCCGGGCACGACGAGCACCGTATCGCCGCGCCACGCCGGCACCGGATCGGCCAGCAGCGCGACCAGCGCCAGCAAGAGCAAACAGCGCAGCAGCAGGAGCGGCAAGTCGTCCAGCCGCCAGCTGCGCAGCTGCCTCGGCTGCGCCGCCGGCAGGAAGCGCGCCGTGGCCAGCAGCGCCATGCGGTCCTGCTCGCGCTTCCTGCGGTGCCACAGCACCGGCAGCAGCAATACCGGCAGCGCCCACCACCACGATGCGTTCATGCGCGTCCCGTCCGGCGTTGCGCCGTGCGCAGCCACTCGCGCAGGATGGCGCCCGGCGCGCGCTCGATGCAGGCCGCCAGCAGCGGTACATCGTTGCGTCGGCACTCGGCGTTTACCGTGCCGAAATGCGCTTCCCGGTTGCGCAGGTAGGCCGCGCGCACGTCGCGCCCGAAGCGGAACACGCCGTCCGGCCGTTCCGGGTCGCGGTAGGCCGGCGCCGCATCGAAGCCGCCCGCCACTTCGGCCTCGGTCTGCAGGCACAGCAGGCGTACGTCGTGGCGCATGCGGCGCAGGCGAACGAGGGCTTCCGACAGCGGCGACGGCCAGTCCAGCCAGTCGCCGGCCGCGCACACCAGGCCGGACGCGTGCGTGAAGTGCAGCGCAGCGCGCAGCGCGGCGGCATCGGGCAACGCACCGCCGGCCGTGACGCCGTCCAGGCGCGCCAGCACGCGCTGCAAATGGCGCGGTCCGCGCGCGGCCGGCAGCACCTCGGCGCGCTCGCCCTGGCAGACCACCAGGCCGAAGGCGTCGCCCTGGCGCTGCGCCAGCGCCGCCACGCAGGCCAGCAGCAGGCGCGCGCAGCCCAGCTTGGTGAGACCGTCGACGCTGCGACTCGGTTCATCCATCGAAACGCTGGCGTCCAGCACCAGCCACGCCGCCACGTGGCTGTCGCGCTCGGCCTCGCGCACATAGTAGCGGTCGGCGCGCGCCAGCAGTTTCCAGTCGACGCGGCGCCACTCGTCGCCGGGAACATAGGCGCGGTATTCCGAGAACTCGACGCCGGCGCCGCGCTCGCGCCCGGCGTGGATGCCGTGCCCCAGGCCGGCCAGCACGTGGCGCACCGCCAGGTCGAGCTTGCCGGTATGCGCGCCCAGCGCGGAAGCTGCCGCCACCGCTTACTCGACGCGCACGCCGGCGCGCAGCGCGGCCAGGATGTCGGCGATGGCGACGCCGTCCGCCTCTGCCTCGAAGTTGCGCAGCACGCGGTGGGCCAGCACCGGCAGCAGCATCGCACCGAGGTCGTCGCGCGTGACCGCCAGGCGGCCCTGCATCAGCGCGCGCGCCTTGGACGCCAGCACCAGCGCCTGGCCGGCGCGCGGGCCGGCGCCCCAGCCGATGTGCTTGCGGATCGCTTCCACCGGCGAATCCGCCGGGCGCGTCGCGCGCACCAGGCGCGTGGCGTAGCGCAGCATCGCCTCCGAGATCTCGATGTCGCGCACCAGCTGCTGCAGGCGCAGCAGGTCGTGCACGTCCAGCGCCGGCGGCGCGTCGCCCAGGCCGGCGCGGGTGGTGGCGCCCACCATGGCGATTTCCTCGTCTTCGCTCGGGTAGCCGACGTCGATGCGCAGCAGGAAGCGGTCCAGCTGCGCTTCCGGCAGCGGGTAGGTGCCGGCCTGCTCGATCGGGTTCTGCGTGGCCAGCACGAAGAACGGCTGCGGCAGGCGGTGCGTGGTGCCGGCGAAGGTGACGGCGCGCTCCTGCATCGCTTCCAGCAGCGCAGATTGCGTCTTGGGCGGTG
The genomic region above belongs to Massilia forsythiae and contains:
- a CDS encoding xanthine dehydrogenase family protein molybdopterin-binding subunit; amino-acid sequence: MNIVQETAQKVMKKVAELAPDAWVPGGTPDPLVERRDGAIGTPRARVDGADKVKGQARFAAEIPLERMVYAALAYATVPKGRIASLDTAAAEGAPGVVLVMSHRNAPKMKPVPMFLTKPKAAGGDNLPVFQDDAVHWNGQPIALVLAETQEQADHAASLVDAAYEAAPAVTSLAAARAQGTEPGSFQGEPLKLEIGDAEAALAAAPYRVDAVYRTPRYNHNAIEPHAATVFWDGDMLRLHDATQAVAHTAWSMAQAFGIEEEQVHVTSPFVGGGFGGKALWQHQVLAAAASKLAGRPVRIMLSREGVYRVVGGRTLTEQRVAIGARADGRFEALIHTGLSIMSPNNAMPEPFVMPARCTYAAGSFKLDVETAQMDMLANTFMRAPGEAVGTFALESAVDELATQLGADPVELRVRNEPSKDPTTGTPFSSRHLVEAYRAGAERFGWKERAARPGTRTVVEDGEEWLVGVGCATATYPYYRMPGGAARITLHRDGRAHVDVAAHEMGMGTATTHVIVVADRLGLAPEQVSVAYGDSSLPGVILAGGSQQTASVGMSVMAAHRELVAELLKLADKGSPLHGLKPDQVRARDGGLAGIDDPQRFDSYTALLARAGRDELAAEGSAPPPLETQHWSMHSFGAIFCEARVNAVTGEPRVTRLLGSYDCGRIINPKTATSQFRGGMIMGMGMALMEETQFDERNGRIMNPSLAEYHVPVHLDVPEIEVLWTDIPDPHAPMGAHGIGEIGITGTAAAIANAIYNACGKRVRDLPITLDKLMG
- a CDS encoding FAD binding domain-containing protein; protein product: MIPFTYARAQDALEAVRLGAQAQAAYLGGGTNLVDLLRETVARPSALVDVSGLSRDIEERADGSLLVGAAATNTALAEHRAVRTRYPLLARAIMAGASGQIRNMATVGGNILQRTRCTYFYDNDGSRCNKRTPGQGCDAVDGFNRIHAVLGASPSCVATHPSDMCVALAALDAIVHLQGAGGTRTLPLTDLHRLPEDHPERDTVLAPGELITAVELPALPFAAHSTYRKVRDRSSYAFALVSVAAALDLEDGIVKDVRLALGGVAHKPWRAWKAEAALKGKPLTDDALRAAAAAELAGAQALRDNGFKIELAQRTMVAVVRGLAGAAAKAANKGEQP
- a CDS encoding 2Fe-2S iron-sulfur cluster-binding protein, with product MSMTININGADTPVPADPRVSLLDLLREHLHLSGTKKGCNQGACGACTVLVDGDRRILSCMALAVQYAGHAVTTVEGLAADGALHPLQQAFVEHDGFQCGYCTPGQICSAIGMQAELRRGVPSYVTGDLAAPSIALSHDELRERMSGNLCRCGAYNGIAAAIVEHHGKEAP
- a CDS encoding spermidine synthase, whose product is MSAPPDPRFSQPGHPPATITEFEGVRSLHLGTSWVQGAMRLARPDAIELEYVQMMMMWMLFVRAPRRIVQLGLGSAALTKFCYRRFPDAHVTAAELNPNVIAICRERFGLPPDDARLQVREMDALDFVMDPLNHGTVDVLQVDLYDEEARGPVLDTPEFYRACADCLADGGVMTANVFGEFGNYDKNLQAMEEAFDAVVWLPEVHDANIVVVAFKEAPQLDFSELYERAADIRRRHNLPAKNWVNGLKEWMRDHAG
- a CDS encoding M48 family metallopeptidase, translated to MNLVYDNERKLFKLMLAWSLLVWGAVLVLTVGLALVYALFAFLLYCFVQSALISYIKGNGVRITEEQFPDLKRQIAGCCRKLGLDEEPQAYLLQMGGMLNAFATRFLGRDFLVLYSDVVDGLADNPDALNFYIGHEIGHIKRKHLHWATVLMPATALPLIGAAYARAREYTCDRHGLAACDDPRNAEHGLAVLAAGGKRARAMNHRAYVEQARQTEGFWMSFHELVNDYPWLVKRMAAVRALAAGHELRQPARNKLAGLLALCVPRMGVGGGAGAVVPVFVIALFAAVAIPAYKGYQQRAQQQAIVQAMQDVDTALAAADAAERTAQEEGTQEEGTQGEAAPADAVTPRGRASIPSAR
- a CDS encoding BatA domain-containing protein, with the translated sequence MNASWWWALPVLLLPVLWHRRKREQDRMALLATARFLPAAQPRQLRSWRLDDLPLLLLRCLLLLALVALLADPVPAWRGDTVLVVPGGAANGMAGFAQARRVALPDRDAAAWLHAHEREFKPDARVLVVGEVAMPATLPRFRRQVELRPQQVVQQIVQPDAQAGRADTPQTPARTAAPAATAIHVAVYSARATDWRRLFAAAGGAHRYVVDEGAASASPAASGRHAGAQAAADLIVWELPQAPPPGLRAPLWWVSDTAGNAPVFPELAKAATLGALRYADSARGRLWSMDAWPLADAGGARTLLERYARLHLAPPPFTAPPQLLRADAAAPAGISANAASGALRTMLALALVVLFALERMATHVRRR
- a CDS encoding DUF58 domain-containing protein — encoded protein: MAAASALGAHTGKLDLAVRHVLAGLGHGIHAGRERGAGVEFSEYRAYVPGDEWRRVDWKLLARADRYYVREAERDSHVAAWLVLDASVSMDEPSRSVDGLTKLGCARLLLACVAALAQRQGDAFGLVVCQGERAEVLPAARGPRHLQRVLARLDGVTAGGALPDAAALRAALHFTHASGLVCAAGDWLDWPSPLSEALVRLRRMRHDVRLLCLQTEAEVAGGFDAAPAYRDPERPDGVFRFGRDVRAAYLRNREAHFGTVNAECRRNDVPLLAACIERAPGAILREWLRTAQRRTGRA
- a CDS encoding AAA family ATPase; its protein translation is MAEREVAWTENDVTDLAAKVDALKASMGRVIIGQKEVVELLVTCLLAGGHALVEGVPGLGKTLLVKSLAQATNMAFRRVQFTPDLMPTDIVGTEILEEDAATRQRVFRFQQGPVFTQVLLADEINRAPPKTQSALLEAMQERAVTFAGTTHRLPQPFFVLATQNPIEQAGTYPLPEAQLDRFLLRIDVGYPSEDEEIAMVGATTRAGLGDAPPALDVHDLLRLQQLVRDIEISEAMLRYATRLVRATRPADSPVEAIRKHIGWGAGPRAGQALVLASKARALMQGRLAVTRDDLGAMLLPVLAHRVLRNFEAEADGVAIADILAALRAGVRVE